tcactaaattgaattgaaaacacaaaattaaaggaaaaataaaaaataaaaccaaaacacccccaaacatttagtaccggttggtgttaccaaccggtactaatgtcctacacgcacccgggcctggctcgtgccacgtggtggcactttagcgctggttcgtgatgaaccggtactaaagagggacctttagtccccacgtgtggaaccgacactaaaggtccttacgaaccggcgctaaagtcaggttctgcactagtgtacttgatcacttagctagttAGGAttcacatgcatccagtcgaaactaatctgcggtactttcacctaatgatttaacaactaaaataatcactaaattgaattgaaaacacaaaattaaaggaaaaataaaaaataaaaccaaaacaccccccaaacatttagtaccggttggtgctaccaaccggtactaatgtcctacacgcacccgggcctggctcgtgccacgtggtggcactttagcgctggttcgtgatgaaccggtactaaaggggggacctttagtccccacgtgtggaaccgacactaaaggtccttacgaaccggcgctaaagtccggttctgcactagtgtactaaagtagtgatctgaacgctcttatatttctttacggagagaGATAGAAATAACAATTTCTCTATGGTTGGTTGGTTTGCTTAAATATTCAGATGCGTATGTGCGATCGTATAGTACACTGGTATCATATTTTGTGACTGTGATCAAGTATTCAAACCAGAAAATCTTCAAGGGTCAAAGGTTTTCCGGGAAAGTGCGGGAGATGCTTGTATCTCCATCTCGAGTACAAGATTCTAAATCTTAAATAAATGTGCTCCTAAGTAGCAATGCATAGATTTATTAGCTCAGATACGTCGGACCTAATTTGGAGAGTGACATGTATCCAGTTGTAGCAAAAATGATGAAGGAAAAGGCAGAGAGATTGGAATGTAGCAATGAAAATATTCCATAATAATGGTTCGAAAGTGACACTCCTGCTTAGCATCGCTACGAATCGTATCCCTCTACCTAAGCTTAGCTAATCCTAACATTATAACAAACGCAGCTCAAACACCTAACTCTTGCCTCCTCCGCAATCCCCACCACACACAACACGGTGACGACCTAAAACTGGCCCCTCCATCCCTCCTGCCACAGTGCTCTCAAGTCCGATCTCATCCTGTCCCACCGAGAAAGAACGAGAATGCCGCGCCACCTGATGCAGCAGTCCGTCGACCGCCTGGCCGCGATGGCCGCCCCGCCGGTGGCCGGCGGTGGGACGAGCGTGCACACGGACACGCTGCTCATCCTGTCGGCGGTGCTCTGTTTCCTGCTCTGCGTGGTCGGGTTGGCCATGGTCGCCCGCTGCTCCCGCATGTGCAACCCCTCCGCCTTCTCCGTCGAGTACGTGCCGGGCGCAATGGCCAAGGCGCCGTGCAAGGGGATGAAGAAGAAGGCGCTGGAGTCGCTGCCGACCATGTCGTGGCAGCCGGAGCCGAGGAAGGTGGACGAGGAGCGGCCGGAATGCGCCATATGCCTGGCGGAGTTCACGCGCGGCGACGAGGTGCGCGTGCTTCCGACGTGCGGCCACGGCTTCCACGCCGCCTGCGTCGACGTGTGGCTCCTGTCCAGCTCCACCTGCCCCTCCTGCCGCCGCGCCCTCGTCGTCGCGGCCGCCCCCTCGCCGGCAGCCACCGAGTCGCCCCCTGCTCAGACGTGCTGCGAGCGGGCCGACACCGTCGCGGCTGCGCAGGCCTCGGCCGCCGGCGCTGTAGCCGACGAGACCGGACAGGGCGCGTCCACCTCTGACCTTTCTTCTGTCAGCTAGCTCTTTTGGTTGGTACTTTGTGTAGCTGGTAGGTACACGTACGTACAAAATGCACCTGTACCGCGTGCGATCGTGCATCACTCGGCTAATTTCTGCCTGTAACATATTTCATCTGTAAATACTTGTGTAGATCGGTCACTTTCAGTTGATTGATTACTAACAAAATCTGGCCGGCGATGCGGtctagaaaagaagaagaagaagacacggACGTGTGTGCTGCATGTTGCGTATACAAAGCACACGTACGGCCCGGCCGGCACCTACGCTTTCGGTAAAGATCATCCTCGTCACCAAGATGCGTACATGTTCATGTCGACCGATGGCTTCAGTCTGGTCAAGTGTCAATCATGGCGGCGGTTGTGCTCACTCCCGTCGCGTCGGCGACGTGGTGGCGCCGGCCGGGCACGCGGGATATTTTAGGCCGCCGTGATGATTGTGGTGCGTACGCCCGCCTGCACCTGCACGGACGGACACCGGGCCATCCATCGCCATGAATGATCGAGggatgtctctctctctccccctcgtgCGGTTCATGGCAACCCGTCGACCTCACGTATACAAATGATCGATGCCCATTCCGACCACCCAAGCTACCCAGAGCATGCAAGTGCAATGCAACAACCAGTCGACGCGCCACCAACTCTCTTCGAATTGCTTCCATGGATTCGATTCGAGGGTTCTTTGACCTCTCGCGCTCCGTACCCTCAAGTACTATTTCTACCCTGGCCCCGGCACCGGCGGCCGGCGGCACGGCGAAGCAGCAAGCAGCATCGGTCTATCCACGTAGACCGGTAAAAAGAGGATGCTTTCTCCAGTCAAGTGCATGGCAACCACCAACCACGTCCAGGTCGGTGTTGACAATGGGATTATTGTCATGTATACAATCTTATCTTGCGCCCTGCGTGGGTGCGGGTGATCGATCGATCGATCTAGTAGGCACTCATCTCCTTTATTTACGGCATCGATCGGGTTATCCCGTCGGTCGGTCGGGCCTCCTTTAcgctttgctttgctttgctttgtttCGCCCCCTTTCGATCCTATTCTAACCACTACTAGATTAGATCACAAGTGGCAGCAAAAGGAGAGCagctaaaagaaaagaaaacgtgaTCGGCCGATCCAATAGAATCCAAAAGGGCATGCAGAGTGTCCCAAGTTGCATGCGCAGAGCGGGCCGCACCAATTCGTGCTGCCGGCGTCCATGCCGTCCGTCGGGCTCGGGTCGCCACTGCACTACCCTAGGCCCATAGGCCATAGTGGTAGACTAGCTCCACCTGATCACTTCCTTATCGCGTCCCGAGTCCCGACTCGGAGTGAGCCACGgttttagggcctgtttggtttcatTAAGTCACCTGAACACATCTTTCCATCTTGTTTTTTTACGTAAAGCTGATGGAACCCATgcaaaagggggtgacttataagttttaagttggggtggagcaacttatgacttataagttggggtgacttataagttggatctgtttggcaaaataagtcacttttttcactttccgacttataagttggtgatttatttggaaccaaacatGCCCTTAGGCCCCGCGCACGTACGTGTTGCCGCGCAATTTGACCGATGACAACGTTCTTCTCCACGTTCATGCATTGAATCAAGACGGGTTTGGGTTTTGCATCACCATGTGGCGCTTGTAGTAGTAGCAACCAGCGCCAAAAGTGAGTGTAcaagtgggtgtgtgtgtgtgcatattTTCCTTGCCTGGAAGAAAAGGTTGGTGCATAGAGTAGCGTAGGTACGGCGCG
This window of the Triticum aestivum cultivar Chinese Spring chromosome 5D, IWGSC CS RefSeq v2.1, whole genome shotgun sequence genome carries:
- the LOC123122552 gene encoding RING-H2 finger protein ATL80-like produces the protein MPRHLMQQSVDRLAAMAAPPVAGGGTSVHTDTLLILSAVLCFLLCVVGLAMVARCSRMCNPSAFSVEYVPGAMAKAPCKGMKKKALESLPTMSWQPEPRKVDEERPECAICLAEFTRGDEVRVLPTCGHGFHAACVDVWLLSSSTCPSCRRALVVAAAPSPAATESPPAQTCCERADTVAAAQASAAGAVADETGQGASTSDLSSVS